In Phocoena phocoena chromosome 8, mPhoPho1.1, whole genome shotgun sequence, the following are encoded in one genomic region:
- the KCNJ11 gene encoding ATP-sensitive inward rectifier potassium channel 11 isoform X3, with amino-acid sequence MSRSSWLLFAMVWWLIAFAHGDLAPGEGAAVPCVTSIHSFSSAFLFSIEVQVTIGFGGRMVTEECPLAILILIVQNIVGLMINAIMLGCIFMKTAQAHRRAETLIFSKHAVIALRHSRLCFMLRVGDLRKSMIISATIHMQVVRKTTSPEGEVVPLHQVDIPMENGVGGNNIFLVAPLIIYHVIDANSPLYDLAPCDLHHHQDLEIIVILEGVVETTGITTQARTSYLADEILWGQRFVPIVAEEDGRYSVDYSKFGNTIKVPTPLCTARQLDEDPSLLDVLTLARGPLRKRSMAVAKAKAKFSISPDSLS; translated from the exons ATGAGCAGGAGCAG CTGGCTGCTCTTTGCCATGGTCTGGTGGCTCATCGCCTTCGCCCACGGTGACCTGGCCCCTGGTGAGGGTGCCGCTGTGCCCTGCGTCACCAGCATCCACTCCTTTTCATCTGCcttccttttctccattgagGTACAGGTGACCATCGGTTTTGGCGGGCGCATGGTGACCGAGGAGTGCCCTCTGGCCATCCTGATCCTCATTGTGCAGAACATCGTGGGGCTCATGATCAATGCCATCATGCTGGGCTGCATCTTCATGAAGACTGCCCAGGCCCACCGGCGGGCTGAGACCCTCATCTTCAGCAAGCATGCGGTCATCGCCCTGCGCCACAGCCGCCTCTGCTTCATGCTGCGCGTGGGCGACCTCCGCAAGAGCATGATCATCAGCGCCACCATCCACATGCAGGTGGTGCGCAAGACCACCAGCCCTGAGGGCGAGGTGGTACCCCTCCACCAGGTGGACATCCCCATGGAGAATGGTGTGGGTGGCAATAACATCTTCCTGGTGGCTCCCCTCATCATCTACCACGTCATTGACGCCAACAGCCCGCTCTATGACCTGGCGCCCTGCGACCTGCACCACCATCAGGACCTTGAGATCATCGTCATCCTGGAAGGTGTGGTGGAAACCACGGGCATCACCACCCAGGCCCGCACCTCCTACCTGGCCGACGAGATCCTGTGGGGCCAGCGCTTTGTACCCATCGTGGCCGAGGAGGATGGCCGCTACTCTGTGGACTACTCCAAGTTTGGCAATACCATCAAAGTGCCCACGCCGCTCTGCACGGCCCGCCAGCTGGATGAGGACCCCAGCCTGCTGGATGTCCTGACCCTCGCCCGCGGGCCCCTGCGCAAGCGCAGCATGGCCGTggccaaggccaaggccaagTTCAGCATCTCTCCAGATTCCCTGTCCTGA
- the KCNJ11 gene encoding ATP-sensitive inward rectifier potassium channel 11 isoform X1, with amino-acid sequence MLSRKGIIPEEYVLTRLAEDPTEPRYRARERRARFVSKNGNCNVAHKNIREQGRFLQDVFTTLVDLKWPYTLLIFTMSFLCSWLLFAMVWWLIAFAHGDLAPGEGAAVPCVTSIHSFSSAFLFSIEVQVTIGFGGRMVTEECPLAILILIVQNIVGLMINAIMLGCIFMKTAQAHRRAETLIFSKHAVIALRHSRLCFMLRVGDLRKSMIISATIHMQVVRKTTSPEGEVVPLHQVDIPMENGVGGNNIFLVAPLIIYHVIDANSPLYDLAPCDLHHHQDLEIIVILEGVVETTGITTQARTSYLADEILWGQRFVPIVAEEDGRYSVDYSKFGNTIKVPTPLCTARQLDEDPSLLDVLTLARGPLRKRSMAVAKAKAKFSISPDSLS; translated from the coding sequence ATGCTGTCCCGCAAAGGCATCATCCCTGAGGAGTATGTGCTGACGCGGCTAGCAGAGGACCCGACAGAGCCCCGGTACCGTGCCCGTGAGCGGAGAGCCCGTTTCGTGTCCAAGAATGGCAACTGCAACGTGGCCCACAAGAACATCCGGGAGCAAGGTCGCTTCCTGCAGGACGTGTTCACCACGCTGGTGGACCTCAAGTGGCCATACACGCTGCTCATCTTCACCATGTCCTTCCTGTGCAGCTGGCTGCTCTTTGCCATGGTCTGGTGGCTCATCGCCTTCGCCCACGGTGACCTGGCCCCTGGTGAGGGTGCCGCTGTGCCCTGCGTCACCAGCATCCACTCCTTTTCATCTGCcttccttttctccattgagGTACAGGTGACCATCGGTTTTGGCGGGCGCATGGTGACCGAGGAGTGCCCTCTGGCCATCCTGATCCTCATTGTGCAGAACATCGTGGGGCTCATGATCAATGCCATCATGCTGGGCTGCATCTTCATGAAGACTGCCCAGGCCCACCGGCGGGCTGAGACCCTCATCTTCAGCAAGCATGCGGTCATCGCCCTGCGCCACAGCCGCCTCTGCTTCATGCTGCGCGTGGGCGACCTCCGCAAGAGCATGATCATCAGCGCCACCATCCACATGCAGGTGGTGCGCAAGACCACCAGCCCTGAGGGCGAGGTGGTACCCCTCCACCAGGTGGACATCCCCATGGAGAATGGTGTGGGTGGCAATAACATCTTCCTGGTGGCTCCCCTCATCATCTACCACGTCATTGACGCCAACAGCCCGCTCTATGACCTGGCGCCCTGCGACCTGCACCACCATCAGGACCTTGAGATCATCGTCATCCTGGAAGGTGTGGTGGAAACCACGGGCATCACCACCCAGGCCCGCACCTCCTACCTGGCCGACGAGATCCTGTGGGGCCAGCGCTTTGTACCCATCGTGGCCGAGGAGGATGGCCGCTACTCTGTGGACTACTCCAAGTTTGGCAATACCATCAAAGTGCCCACGCCGCTCTGCACGGCCCGCCAGCTGGATGAGGACCCCAGCCTGCTGGATGTCCTGACCCTCGCCCGCGGGCCCCTGCGCAAGCGCAGCATGGCCGTggccaaggccaaggccaagTTCAGCATCTCTCCAGATTCCCTGTCCTGA
- the KCNJ11 gene encoding ATP-sensitive inward rectifier potassium channel 11 isoform X2 codes for MLSRKGIIPEEYVLTRLAEDPTEPRWLLFAMVWWLIAFAHGDLAPGEGAAVPCVTSIHSFSSAFLFSIEVQVTIGFGGRMVTEECPLAILILIVQNIVGLMINAIMLGCIFMKTAQAHRRAETLIFSKHAVIALRHSRLCFMLRVGDLRKSMIISATIHMQVVRKTTSPEGEVVPLHQVDIPMENGVGGNNIFLVAPLIIYHVIDANSPLYDLAPCDLHHHQDLEIIVILEGVVETTGITTQARTSYLADEILWGQRFVPIVAEEDGRYSVDYSKFGNTIKVPTPLCTARQLDEDPSLLDVLTLARGPLRKRSMAVAKAKAKFSISPDSLS; via the exons ATGCTGTCCCGCAAAGGCATCATCCCTGAGGAGTATGTGCTGACGCGGCTAGCAGAGGACCCGACAGAGCCCCG CTGGCTGCTCTTTGCCATGGTCTGGTGGCTCATCGCCTTCGCCCACGGTGACCTGGCCCCTGGTGAGGGTGCCGCTGTGCCCTGCGTCACCAGCATCCACTCCTTTTCATCTGCcttccttttctccattgagGTACAGGTGACCATCGGTTTTGGCGGGCGCATGGTGACCGAGGAGTGCCCTCTGGCCATCCTGATCCTCATTGTGCAGAACATCGTGGGGCTCATGATCAATGCCATCATGCTGGGCTGCATCTTCATGAAGACTGCCCAGGCCCACCGGCGGGCTGAGACCCTCATCTTCAGCAAGCATGCGGTCATCGCCCTGCGCCACAGCCGCCTCTGCTTCATGCTGCGCGTGGGCGACCTCCGCAAGAGCATGATCATCAGCGCCACCATCCACATGCAGGTGGTGCGCAAGACCACCAGCCCTGAGGGCGAGGTGGTACCCCTCCACCAGGTGGACATCCCCATGGAGAATGGTGTGGGTGGCAATAACATCTTCCTGGTGGCTCCCCTCATCATCTACCACGTCATTGACGCCAACAGCCCGCTCTATGACCTGGCGCCCTGCGACCTGCACCACCATCAGGACCTTGAGATCATCGTCATCCTGGAAGGTGTGGTGGAAACCACGGGCATCACCACCCAGGCCCGCACCTCCTACCTGGCCGACGAGATCCTGTGGGGCCAGCGCTTTGTACCCATCGTGGCCGAGGAGGATGGCCGCTACTCTGTGGACTACTCCAAGTTTGGCAATACCATCAAAGTGCCCACGCCGCTCTGCACGGCCCGCCAGCTGGATGAGGACCCCAGCCTGCTGGATGTCCTGACCCTCGCCCGCGGGCCCCTGCGCAAGCGCAGCATGGCCGTggccaaggccaaggccaagTTCAGCATCTCTCCAGATTCCCTGTCCTGA